In Nocardia sp. NBC_01327, the genomic stretch TGCGCGCATCGCCCTGCGCGGACGCGGGGAATCGGGTGAACTCGTATCGGTCTTCGACAGCTCGATACTCGGCAGCGCCGCCGTGAGCGCACCCGAGGTGACGACCAAACTCGTTGCCCCCCTGATTGATTCGTTCGACGAACTGGCCGAGGACGAGCGGCAGGTGCTGTTCGAGACCTTCCGGGTCTGGGTGCAGCACGACGGTTCGCTGCGCACCACCGGCGAACTGCTGTTCTGCCATCCCAATACGGTGCGCTACCGGTTGCACCGCATCGAGGAGCGCACCGGCAGATCGCTCTCGCGGCCACGGGATCTCGCCGAACTCTGCTTCGCCTTCGAAGTGCAGCGGCGGCTGCTGTGAACGCCCGCATTCCCGCGCCCAGGGTAAGCGCCTCGCACCGCCGCGGCGGTGTCCTGCCGAACACCGTCGCGGCAGGGACATTGTCCGCGGGCACATCGACTCCGATCTTGTGGTGCAAAACCATGGAGAGACCGGCGAATCGCAGTCGAAAGGGGCACTCCGTGCCGAATCTCGCCCTCAACCTCACCGCCGCCGCACTGCGGTGGCCGGACCGAATCGCCACCCGGGTCGACCAGCACACCCTCACCTATGCCGAATTGGACGCTGCCGCAGGACGAACGGCGACCTTCCTGGCCGCCGCCGGCATCGGCCCGGGCGATCGGGTCGGGCTGATGCTGCCCAATACCGCGGCGGTTCCGGTGACCTACTACGGAATTCTGCGTCTCGGCGCGATCGTGGTGCCGATGAACCCGCTCATGCATGCCCGCGAGGTGGAGTTCTATCTGACCAATACCGGCGCCCGCGCCCTGTTCGGCACACCGGCCTTCGCGGACGCCGCGATCTCCGCCTGCGCCGCTACCGGCGCACAGTGCTGGATAGTCGATGATGCCGAATTGGACTCGATCACAGCGGATTTCAGTCCGTACGGCCCGCCCGCCGAACGCGCCGACTCCGATACCGCGGTCATTCTGCACACCTCCGGCACCACCGGCCGCCCCAAGGGCGCGGAGCTCACCCACGGCAGTCTCGGCAACAATCAGGATCTCACCGCCCGCACCCTGCTGCACCTGACACCGGACGATGTGGTGCTCGGCTGCCTGCCGCTGTTCCACGTCTTCGGCATGACCTGCGGTATGAACGCGGCGCTGGCCGCGGGCGCGACGCTGACGCTGCTCCCCCGCTTCGACCCGGCCACCGCGATCGACATCATCCGCCGCGACGGGGTCACCGTCTTCGAGGGTGTGCCGACCATGTATTCGGCCATGCTCGGTGTGGCCGACCGGTTCCCGCCGCAGGCCACCGCCACCCTGCGCACCTGCGTCTCCGGCGGTTCCGCGCTGCCGGTCCAGGTGCTGCACGATTTCGAGAAGGCGTTCGAGGCCGAGATCCTGGAGGGCTACGGACTGTCCGAGACCTCACCGGTGGCCTCGTTCAATCACCCTGGCACGCAACGTAAACCGGGTTCCATCGGCACGCCGGTCGAGGGCGTGCGAATGCGGCTGGTGGACGAGAACGGGCGCGAGACGCTGCCCGGCGTCGCGGGCGAGATCCAGGTGCTGGGCCCGAATGTGATGAAGGGCTACTGGAATCAGCCCGAGGCCACCGCCGCGGCCATGCACGACGGCTGGTTCGCCACCGGGGATATCGCCCGCCGCGATGAGGACGGCTACTACTTCATCATCGACCGCAAGAAGGAACTCATTATTCGCGGCGGCTACAACGTCTATCCGCGCGAGGTCGAAGAGGTGCTGTATCAGCATCCGGCGGTGGCCGAGGCCGCGGCGGTCGGGCTGCCGCACGCCTCGCTCGGCGAAGAGGTCGGCGCGGCCGTCGTGCTGAAGGCCGGTGCGCAGGCGGATCCCGACGAGTTGCGGCGGTTCGTCAAGGAACGCATCGCCGCCTACAAATACCCCCGCCGCGTCTGGCTCGCCGAGAGCCTGCCCAAGGGGCCCACCGGAAAGATTCTGCGCCGCGCGGTGCAGCGACCCGAATTTCCCGAATTCCAGGAGAAGTGAGCACATGGTGACCAATCTCGACCACGCCGACGAACTGGCCGCACCGCTGGATCTGCTGCTGACCAGTTCGGCCGTCGGCATCGGACGCCGCATGCTGCCCAATAATTCCTGGAGCCGCCTGGCCGTGCAGCTGGCCCGCCGCCCCGGCGTGGTCGGCGGGCGGGTGTCGAGCCTGGGCCAGGAGCTGGTGGATATCGCGCGGGGGCGCTCGCAGCGGGCTCCGGCCAAGGCGGACAAGCGTTTCGCCGATCCGGCCTGGCAGGGCAATCCGCTGCTCAAGCGCAGTATGCAGGCGTACCTGGCGGCCGGCGATACCGCCGAGCAGCTGCTGACGGACGCGCATCTGGACTGGCGCGACGACGAGTGGATGCGCTTTGTGGTCGACAATGTGCTCGAAGGTCTGTCGCCGAGCAATAATCCGCTGCTCAATCCGCTGGGGTGGAAGGCGCTGATCGATACCGGCGGGCTCAGCGCGGTGCGCGGACTGCGGCACTTCGCCGGTGATATGGCCAGTGCGCCGAGGGTTCCCGCCATGGTCGAGGCGAACGCGTTCACCCTCGGCGAGAATGTCGCCGCCACAAAGGGATCGGTGGTGCTGCGCACCGAGGTCTTCGAACTGATCCAGTACGCGCCGCAGACCGACAAGGTGCGCACCATCCCGCTGCTCATGGTGCCGCCGGTGATCAACAAGTACTACGTCATGGATATCGCACCCGGGCGCAGCATGATCGAATACTTCCTCTCACAGGGACAGCAGGTGTTCGCCATCTCCTGGCGCAATCCCACCGCCGCACAACGTGATTGGGGATTCGACACCTACGGGCAGGCCATTGTCGACGCGATGGACGCCGTCGAGCGGATCACCGGGTGCGAACGCACGCATCTGCAGGCGTCCTGCTCCGGCGGGATTCTCGCGGCCATGACCGCGGCGCACCTCACCGAGATCGGCCAGGATCACCGGCTGGCGAGCCTGACGCTCATGGTGACCGTGCTCGATCAGAGCCACGCCGGATTCGCCGCGGCCGCCATCGACGAGGAGACCGCCAAGATGGCCATCGCGGTCTCGGCGCGCAAGGGTTATCTGGACGGGCGCGCGCTCGCCGAGGTGTTCGCCTGGCTGCGGCCCACCGATCTGGTGTGGCGGTACTGGGTCAACAACTATCTGCAGGGCCGCGCGCCGGCCGCGTTCGATGTGCTGTTCTGGAATGCCGACACCACCCGGATGGCGGCGGCGCTGCACCGCGATATGGTCATGCTGGGCGTGCACAATGCGCTGACCGTGCCGAATTCGGTGCGCATGCTCGGGACGCCCGTGGATCTGTCCCGGATCACCGTCGACAGTTATGTGGTCGCCGGGCTCACCGATCACATCTCGCCGTGGCAGGCCTGCTATCGCAGCGCCCGGCTGCTGGGCAGCAAGGATCTGCGGTTCGTCCTGTCCACCAGCGGGCATATCGCCGCACTGGTCAATCCGCCGGGAAATCCCAAGGCCGCCTTCCGCATCGGGCCCACCGACCAGGCCGATCCGGGCGCGTGGGTGGATGCCGCACCGCAGCAATCGGGTTCGTGGTGGCCGGACTTCACACTCTGGCTCGCCGATCGCAGCGGACCGCAGAAGGATGCGCCCGCCACCCTCGGGACCGCGGAGCTGCCGCCCCTGCAACCTGCTCCCGGAAAATACGTACTCGCTCACTGAAAGGTTCGCCATGACAACACAACTCGACAGTCCGGCCGATCTCATCGGGCTCGCCGGACAGCAGCTCGGCACCACCGAGTGGAGGGAGATCACCCAGCCGCAGGTCGATCGGTTCGCCGAGGCCACCGGCGATCACCAATGGATACATACCGATCCGCAGCGAGCGGCGACCGGGCCGTTCCACGGGACCATCGCCCACGGGTATCTCACACTGTCCCTCGCGCCCGTGGTCATCTCCGACGTCCTCGAGATCCGCGAGCTCACCGCGGCGCTGAACTACGGCTTGAACAAGGTGCGCTTTCCCGCGCCGGTGCCGGTGGGTTCGAAGATCCGGGCGGTGGTGACGCTGAATGCCGCGCAGCAGAAGACCTCCGGGGTGGAGGCGGTATTCGGGCTCACCTACGAGATCGACGGCGGTACCCGTCCGGCCTGCGTCGCCGACGTCGTGGTGCTCTACCCGTGAGCGCCCCGGTGCCCGCCGATGCCGTCGAGCAGCGACTGATCGCCGTCGTGGGACAGCAGATCCGGGTCAGCGTGCGCTGGGGC encodes the following:
- a CDS encoding long-chain-fatty-acid--CoA ligase, which codes for MPNLALNLTAAALRWPDRIATRVDQHTLTYAELDAAAGRTATFLAAAGIGPGDRVGLMLPNTAAVPVTYYGILRLGAIVVPMNPLMHAREVEFYLTNTGARALFGTPAFADAAISACAATGAQCWIVDDAELDSITADFSPYGPPAERADSDTAVILHTSGTTGRPKGAELTHGSLGNNQDLTARTLLHLTPDDVVLGCLPLFHVFGMTCGMNAALAAGATLTLLPRFDPATAIDIIRRDGVTVFEGVPTMYSAMLGVADRFPPQATATLRTCVSGGSALPVQVLHDFEKAFEAEILEGYGLSETSPVASFNHPGTQRKPGSIGTPVEGVRMRLVDENGRETLPGVAGEIQVLGPNVMKGYWNQPEATAAAMHDGWFATGDIARRDEDGYYFIIDRKKELIIRGGYNVYPREVEEVLYQHPAVAEAAAVGLPHASLGEEVGAAVVLKAGAQADPDELRRFVKERIAAYKYPRRVWLAESLPKGPTGKILRRAVQRPEFPEFQEK
- a CDS encoding MaoC family dehydratase, whose product is MTTQLDSPADLIGLAGQQLGTTEWREITQPQVDRFAEATGDHQWIHTDPQRAATGPFHGTIAHGYLTLSLAPVVISDVLEIRELTAALNYGLNKVRFPAPVPVGSKIRAVVTLNAAQQKTSGVEAVFGLTYEIDGGTRPACVADVVVLYP
- a CDS encoding PHA/PHB synthase family protein produces the protein MVTNLDHADELAAPLDLLLTSSAVGIGRRMLPNNSWSRLAVQLARRPGVVGGRVSSLGQELVDIARGRSQRAPAKADKRFADPAWQGNPLLKRSMQAYLAAGDTAEQLLTDAHLDWRDDEWMRFVVDNVLEGLSPSNNPLLNPLGWKALIDTGGLSAVRGLRHFAGDMASAPRVPAMVEANAFTLGENVAATKGSVVLRTEVFELIQYAPQTDKVRTIPLLMVPPVINKYYVMDIAPGRSMIEYFLSQGQQVFAISWRNPTAAQRDWGFDTYGQAIVDAMDAVERITGCERTHLQASCSGGILAAMTAAHLTEIGQDHRLASLTLMVTVLDQSHAGFAAAAIDEETAKMAIAVSARKGYLDGRALAEVFAWLRPTDLVWRYWVNNYLQGRAPAAFDVLFWNADTTRMAAALHRDMVMLGVHNALTVPNSVRMLGTPVDLSRITVDSYVVAGLTDHISPWQACYRSARLLGSKDLRFVLSTSGHIAALVNPPGNPKAAFRIGPTDQADPGAWVDAAPQQSGSWWPDFTLWLADRSGPQKDAPATLGTAELPPLQPAPGKYVLAH